A genomic stretch from Nitrobacter winogradskyi Nb-255 includes:
- the coxB gene encoding cytochrome c oxidase subunit II: MTVAARLRRRPLAGLASLTILSGCTGPLSALDPAGPAAASTATLWWIMFSGAAVLSLLMAALIALAFLKPGIASMWSSRSWIIYGGLVMPGAVLSALLIAALVLGERMIVHPLEQPPLKVAAQARQWTWSFAYPDSRRATLSVNVLHIPAGEPVDVIVTTKDVIHSFWVPRLGGKIDAIPGHRNVVRLQADRPGVYGGVCAEFCGAGHSAMRFTVLAHEPEEFATIMAGAIEEARR, from the coding sequence GTGACGGTCGCCGCCCGCCTGCGTCGAAGGCCGCTTGCGGGTCTCGCCAGTTTGACGATCCTGTCCGGTTGCACGGGGCCGCTTTCAGCGCTCGACCCTGCCGGACCGGCAGCCGCTTCCACCGCAACGCTATGGTGGATCATGTTCTCGGGGGCCGCCGTCCTGTCGCTTCTGATGGCGGCCCTGATCGCGCTGGCGTTCCTCAAACCGGGCATCGCCTCGATGTGGTCGTCGAGAAGCTGGATCATCTATGGCGGCCTCGTCATGCCTGGCGCGGTGCTGTCGGCCCTGCTGATCGCGGCGCTCGTGCTGGGCGAGCGCATGATCGTGCACCCACTGGAGCAACCTCCACTGAAGGTCGCGGCGCAGGCGCGCCAATGGACCTGGAGCTTCGCCTACCCGGACAGCCGGCGAGCCACGCTATCCGTGAACGTTCTGCATATCCCCGCGGGCGAGCCGGTCGACGTGATCGTCACCACGAAGGACGTAATCCACTCGTTCTGGGTGCCCCGGCTCGGCGGCAAGATAGACGCCATCCCCGGCCACCGGAACGTTGTCCGGCTCCAGGCGGATCGCCCGGGCGTTTATGGCGGTGTCTGCGCCGAGTTCTGCGGCGCAGGCCATTCCGCCATGCGGTTCACGGTTCTGGCCCATGAGCCCGAGGAGTTCGCCACGATCATGGCGGGCGCGATTGAAGAGGCCAGGCGATGA
- the ctaD gene encoding cytochrome c oxidase subunit I, with protein sequence MSGRVATPLRLHRQLNEIWASGRGVKRLAAVNHSVIGTRFMITAFIFFGIGGLLAMLIRAQLATSRSAFIGPDLYNQLFTMHGTIMMFLFAIPMFEGMAIYLLPKLLGTRDLAFPRLGAFGYWCYLFGGAILIAAMLAGAAPDSGWFMYTPLSSSAFTPGINADVWLLGITFVEISAVTAAVELVVSILKIRAPGMSLSRMPIFGWYVLVTAGMMVLGFPPLILGSVLLELERAFDLPFFDTARGGDALLWQHLFWLFGHPEVYIIFLPAAGAISTILPVFARRKLIGYRAVVVALVALAFLSFGLWVHHMFAVGIPHMALAFFSAASAAVTVPTAVQIFAWIATLAHGRPRFDIPMLWIFGFLFVFILGGLTGVMLAMVPFNWQAHDTQFVTAHLHYVLVGGFIFPLVAALYYWLPHICGRIPAFRLSMPAFWLVFIGFNVTFFMMHLTGLRGMPRRVDTYPVEAGWDWLNLTSSIGGFILTMGFALIIVDVFLQIRYGRRFRRNPWKARTLEWAQPIPPPAYNFLSLPWIERRADTLEPESIGPQLAAGHGYLGFARNGWMETLGVDITSGRTDHVIVLPRQTYLPLWTALAVATFVLSLLFSYYWFSLLPLGVAFMLLLCWTRVTGLDRDNGPVVIGREEVAPLHYETHRPPSWWGMIITLIADAAFYGSLVFSPLFLWLTAPAWPPPQTLKSGLVVPALLVAALAAAPLCARRAVARNARSRSPVLWLGATAVLQFASLILLVILMRTSLPAPTAHAYNATSFALLAYSALHTFLATVFCLFGLRRVLTGYVSARRSLDLRIATPLHDYTAITGFAGIGLVLLLPALITAGEAFR encoded by the coding sequence ATGAGCGGGCGGGTGGCGACGCCGCTGCGGCTCCACAGGCAGCTCAACGAAATCTGGGCCAGCGGACGCGGTGTGAAACGGCTCGCGGCGGTCAACCACAGCGTCATCGGCACGCGCTTCATGATCACCGCCTTCATCTTCTTCGGCATCGGCGGCCTGCTGGCGATGCTGATCCGCGCCCAACTCGCCACCTCCCGCTCCGCCTTCATCGGACCCGATCTCTACAATCAGCTCTTCACGATGCACGGCACCATCATGATGTTTCTGTTCGCGATCCCGATGTTCGAGGGCATGGCGATCTACCTGCTGCCGAAGCTTCTCGGCACACGCGATCTCGCCTTTCCGCGGCTGGGGGCGTTCGGCTACTGGTGCTACCTGTTCGGCGGCGCGATCCTGATCGCGGCGATGCTCGCGGGCGCGGCGCCCGACTCCGGCTGGTTCATGTATACGCCACTTTCGTCCAGCGCCTTCACCCCCGGCATCAATGCCGACGTCTGGCTGCTCGGCATCACTTTCGTCGAAATCTCCGCCGTGACCGCCGCCGTCGAACTGGTGGTGTCCATCCTGAAGATCCGCGCGCCGGGCATGTCGCTCAGCCGCATGCCCATCTTCGGCTGGTATGTGCTGGTGACCGCCGGAATGATGGTCCTCGGATTCCCGCCGCTGATCCTCGGCTCCGTCCTGCTGGAACTGGAGCGCGCATTCGATCTTCCTTTCTTCGACACCGCGCGCGGCGGCGACGCGCTGCTGTGGCAGCATCTGTTCTGGCTGTTCGGCCACCCGGAGGTCTACATCATCTTTCTTCCGGCGGCCGGCGCGATCTCGACCATCCTGCCGGTCTTCGCGCGACGCAAGCTGATAGGATACCGGGCTGTGGTCGTCGCCCTCGTCGCGCTGGCCTTCCTGTCCTTCGGGTTGTGGGTCCATCACATGTTCGCCGTGGGCATCCCGCATATGGCGCTCGCCTTCTTTTCAGCGGCCAGCGCCGCCGTCACCGTTCCGACGGCGGTGCAGATTTTCGCATGGATCGCGACGCTCGCGCATGGACGGCCGCGTTTCGATATTCCGATGCTGTGGATCTTCGGATTCCTGTTCGTCTTCATTCTCGGCGGTCTGACCGGCGTCATGCTCGCCATGGTGCCGTTCAACTGGCAGGCCCACGACACCCAATTCGTGACCGCGCATCTGCATTACGTACTGGTCGGCGGCTTCATTTTTCCGCTGGTCGCGGCGCTCTACTACTGGCTGCCCCACATCTGCGGCCGGATTCCCGCGTTCAGGCTTTCCATGCCCGCATTCTGGCTGGTCTTCATCGGGTTCAATGTGACCTTCTTCATGATGCACCTGACGGGCCTGCGCGGCATGCCGCGGCGTGTCGACACCTATCCCGTGGAGGCAGGCTGGGACTGGCTCAACCTCACATCGTCGATCGGCGGCTTCATCCTGACGATGGGTTTCGCGCTCATCATCGTGGACGTGTTCCTGCAGATTCGCTACGGGCGGCGCTTCCGGCGAAACCCGTGGAAGGCGCGGACGCTGGAGTGGGCGCAACCTATTCCTCCGCCCGCCTACAACTTCTTGTCCCTCCCGTGGATCGAAAGACGCGCCGACACGCTCGAACCCGAGTCTATCGGTCCACAGCTTGCCGCCGGTCACGGCTATCTTGGTTTCGCGCGCAACGGATGGATGGAAACGCTGGGGGTCGACATAACGAGCGGACGGACGGATCACGTCATCGTGCTGCCGCGCCAGACCTACCTGCCGTTATGGACGGCGCTTGCCGTGGCGACCTTCGTGCTCAGCCTCCTGTTCAGCTACTACTGGTTCTCGCTGCTGCCTCTCGGCGTCGCCTTCATGCTCCTTCTTTGCTGGACGCGCGTGACCGGCCTCGACCGGGATAACGGTCCCGTGGTCATCGGCCGGGAGGAGGTTGCACCGCTCCATTATGAAACGCACAGGCCGCCCTCCTGGTGGGGCATGATCATCACGCTCATCGCCGACGCGGCCTTCTATGGCTCGCTGGTATTCAGCCCGCTCTTTCTCTGGCTGACCGCGCCCGCATGGCCGCCTCCACAGACGCTGAAGAGCGGCCTGGTTGTGCCTGCCCTGCTTGTGGCCGCCCTCGCCGCAGCGCCGCTATGCGCCCGGCGCGCGGTGGCGCGCAACGCCAGAAGCCGCTCGCCTGTTCTCTGGCTGGGGGCGACCGCCGTCCTTCAATTCGCGTCGCTCATTCTGCTCGTGATCCTGATGCGGACGAGCCTACCTGCGCCGACAGCGCACGCCTACAACGCTACGTCCTTCGCGCTGCTCGCCTACAGCGCGTTGCATACCTTTCTCGCCACCGTGTTCTGCCTGTTCGGTCTCCGGCGCGTCCTGACAGGATACGTCTCGGCCAGGCGCAGTCTCGACCTGCGGATCGCGACGCCGCTGCACGACTATACGGCTATCACGGGATTTGCCGGTATCGGGCTGGTCCTGCTGCTGCCGGCCCTCATCACCGCGGGCGAGGCGTTCAGATGA
- a CDS encoding DUF2231 domain-containing protein, which yields MTKSSMEQPVTAEEEEIPSAVAVARHPLHAMSVHFPIAFAIGALGSDALFLWTADPFWARVALWVLGFAFASGVAAGLVGTVELLLVPQIRHRVQSWSHGISAMMLIAILGTNWGLRLHVDDAVLPHGLLLSALGAIFTGLAGWHGGKLIFHHGVGVAISGNEE from the coding sequence ATGACCAAAAGCTCAATGGAACAGCCCGTCACCGCCGAGGAAGAGGAAATCCCTTCCGCGGTCGCGGTGGCTCGTCATCCGCTGCATGCCATGAGCGTCCATTTCCCGATCGCCTTTGCCATCGGTGCGCTCGGCTCGGACGCTCTCTTCCTGTGGACCGCCGATCCGTTCTGGGCGCGGGTGGCTCTGTGGGTCTTGGGCTTCGCCTTCGCGAGCGGGGTCGCGGCCGGGCTCGTCGGAACGGTGGAGCTATTGCTGGTTCCGCAGATCCGCCACCGCGTCCAGAGCTGGAGCCACGGTATCAGCGCCATGATGCTGATCGCGATCCTCGGCACGAACTGGGGGCTGAGGCTTCATGTGGACGATGCGGTTCTGCCGCACGGCCTGCTGTTGTCGGCCTTGGGCGCGATCTTCACCGGCCTCGCCGGATGGCACGGAGGCAAGCTGATTTTCCATCACGGCGTGGGCGTCGCGATCTCCGGCAATGAGGAGTGA
- a CDS encoding DUF2946 domain-containing protein: MRRRLGRFLPIVMLAMLVQIFAPVAVCLAFSPTTTDPLAGAICSHAPDTTSPQERETDPQQTHGACCALCCVVHHAAAPPPDPQAFEVRIERDATRVAWRDLIFDLRPLAARSNAQARAPPFIS, translated from the coding sequence ATGCGTCGGCGGCTGGGAAGATTTCTTCCGATCGTCATGCTTGCGATGCTGGTGCAGATATTCGCACCCGTCGCCGTATGCCTGGCGTTCAGCCCGACCACGACCGATCCGCTGGCAGGCGCGATATGCTCGCACGCGCCCGATACAACTTCTCCGCAGGAGCGTGAGACCGATCCGCAGCAGACGCACGGCGCCTGCTGCGCCCTGTGTTGCGTCGTCCACCACGCCGCCGCGCCGCCCCCCGATCCACAAGCCTTCGAAGTCAGGATCGAGCGTGACGCAACCCGCGTCGCCTGGCGCGACCTGATTTTTGACCTGCGGCCGCTCGCGGCCCGCTCCAACGCGCAAGCGCGCGCGCCTCCGTTCATTTCCTGA